In one window of Campylobacter sp. DNA:
- a CDS encoding 5'-methylthioadenosine/adenosylhomocysteine nucleosidase: MKVAILGAMPEEIDPLLSALRERGVSVEAVEHANNKFYAAKLNGNDLVIAYSKIGKVNSALTATVMIEKFGARALIFTGVAGALKRGIKIGEILYATALVQHDLDITAFGHPHGFVPGSKISVQTDARLNSIAQSVAEQLGITLKSGVIASGDQFVSGEERKSWIEQTFDASAVEMEGASVAQVCDALGVPFCILRAISDEAGHKAEFDFDEFMIKSAQTSANFVLKMIERL; encoded by the coding sequence ATGAAAGTTGCGATCTTAGGCGCCATGCCCGAAGAGATCGATCCGCTGCTGTCCGCGCTGCGCGAGCGGGGTGTGAGCGTGGAAGCTGTGGAGCACGCGAATAATAAATTCTACGCCGCTAAGCTTAACGGCAACGATCTCGTGATCGCGTATTCGAAGATCGGCAAGGTAAATTCCGCCCTGACGGCTACGGTTATGATCGAGAAATTCGGCGCGCGCGCGCTCATTTTTACGGGCGTCGCGGGAGCTTTGAAGCGCGGCATTAAGATCGGCGAAATTTTATACGCTACCGCGCTCGTGCAGCACGATCTGGACATCACGGCGTTTGGGCATCCGCACGGATTCGTGCCCGGAAGTAAAATTTCAGTCCAAACCGATGCGAGGCTAAATTCTATCGCGCAAAGCGTCGCTGAGCAGCTAGGCATCACGCTAAAATCGGGCGTCATCGCTAGCGGCGATCAGTTCGTAAGCGGCGAGGAGCGCAAGAGCTGGATCGAGCAGACATTTGACGCGAGCGCGGTCGAGATGGAGGGAGCGAGCGTAGCGCAGGTGTGCGACGCGCTGGGCGTGCCGTTTTGCATACTGCGCGCGATAAGCGACGAGGCGGGACACAAAGCCGAGTTTGACTTTGACGAGTTTATGATAAAAAGCGCGCAAACGAGCGCAAATTTCGTCCTAAAAATGATCGAAAGGCTATGA
- the fabD gene encoding ACP S-malonyltransferase: protein MKFAFIFPGQGSQSVGMGMEFYENSASARALLDGASEFTGIDFKNLLFEPNDKLDVSEFTQPAIALNSMMVLAVLQERADQEKLNIAPQFLLGHSLGEFSALSAAGGMEPKEMLKLVNIRGRLMQSACEGKGAGMMVILALADEAVEKICANARSAGKQVWAANYNCDGQIVVAGKKDDLAALEGEFKAAGAKRAMLLNMSVASHCPMLQSASDELLEFLRPALKESFAPVVANATARTYRAKSEALELLKAQLISPVLYKQSIKNYEGEVDCFVEFGAAVLKGINKKITQKPTFSIMDLASLDEFLKFAKENG, encoded by the coding sequence ATGAAATTTGCTTTTATCTTCCCCGGACAGGGCAGCCAAAGCGTAGGCATGGGCATGGAGTTTTACGAAAACTCCGCATCTGCGCGCGCGCTTTTGGATGGGGCTTCAGAATTTACCGGTATCGATTTTAAAAATTTACTGTTTGAACCTAACGACAAGCTCGACGTTTCGGAATTTACGCAGCCTGCGATTGCATTAAATTCCATGATGGTGCTTGCGGTGCTACAAGAAAGAGCGGATCAAGAAAAGCTTAACATCGCTCCGCAGTTTTTGCTCGGACATTCGCTGGGCGAGTTTAGCGCGCTAAGCGCTGCGGGAGGCATGGAGCCCAAAGAGATGCTAAAGCTAGTAAATATTCGCGGCAGGCTTATGCAGAGCGCCTGCGAGGGCAAGGGCGCCGGAATGATGGTGATCTTAGCTCTTGCCGACGAGGCGGTCGAGAAAATTTGCGCGAATGCGAGAAGCGCCGGTAAGCAGGTTTGGGCGGCGAATTATAACTGCGACGGGCAGATCGTAGTTGCGGGCAAAAAAGACGATCTCGCGGCGCTCGAGGGCGAGTTTAAAGCCGCGGGTGCAAAGCGCGCAATGCTACTTAATATGAGCGTCGCGAGCCACTGCCCGATGCTACAAAGCGCCAGCGACGAGCTTTTGGAATTTTTGCGCCCCGCGTTAAAAGAGAGCTTTGCCCCCGTCGTCGCTAATGCCACAGCGCGAACATACAGGGCGAAATCCGAAGCGCTAGAGCTGCTGAAAGCCCAGCTTATCAGCCCCGTGCTTTACAAGCAAAGCATCAAAAATTACGAGGGCGAGGTGGATTGCTTCGTCGAGTTCGGCGCGGCGGTTTTAAAAGGTATAAACAAAAAGATCACGCAAAAGCCGACCTTCAGCATCATGGATCTTGCGAGCCTAGACGAGTTTCTGAAATTTGCAAAGGAGAATGGATGA
- a CDS encoding FKBP-type peptidyl-prolyl cis-trans isomerase — translation MANNRVIKMHYELKDGKTGEILESNLNSDPIAFLSGKDQIIQKLEDEILNLQAGESKTVRISPSDGVGEYKQDAVQILPKEQFAGIDLVVGMELFGQAEDGATTRVSVKAIGEQDVTIDFNHPFAGKELEFNVKIVENREATADEILTGQPEGAHSCGCGHNHHEGHECCGGHGHDHAEDHECCGGHGHADGHECCGGHDHGKDHECCGGHHHEH, via the coding sequence ATGGCTAACAACCGAGTTATAAAGATGCATTATGAGCTAAAAGACGGCAAAACCGGCGAAATTTTAGAGTCAAATTTAAACTCCGACCCGATCGCCTTTCTTAGCGGCAAAGATCAAATCATCCAAAAGCTGGAAGATGAAATTTTAAATCTACAAGCGGGCGAGAGCAAAACGGTTCGCATAAGCCCGAGCGACGGGGTCGGCGAGTATAAGCAGGACGCCGTGCAGATCCTGCCTAAAGAGCAGTTTGCGGGCATCGATCTGGTCGTCGGCATGGAGCTTTTCGGTCAGGCGGAGGACGGCGCGACTACTCGCGTGAGCGTCAAAGCTATCGGCGAGCAGGACGTTACCATCGATTTCAACCATCCATTCGCGGGCAAGGAGCTGGAATTTAACGTAAAAATCGTCGAGAACCGAGAAGCGACGGCGGACGAAATTCTTACCGGCCAGCCAGAGGGTGCGCACAGCTGCGGCTGCGGACATAATCATCACGAGGGGCACGAGTGCTGCGGCGGACACGGACACGACCACGCAGAGGATCATGAGTGTTGCGGAGGCCATGGGCATGCAGACGGTCATGAATGCTGCGGAGGTCACGATCACGGGAAAGATCACGAGTGCTGCGGCGGGCACCATCACGAGCATTAG
- a CDS encoding tetratricopeptide repeat protein: MKFKNFTVAALLGAATFLNAETSAFDAGNIDSGSSYGLTENEQVLRDNRKRISEMQTSVDSTRESVEGLRTVLEGTNSQISKLESRVADLEIRATGKSQGSSELDQMKRDIATIKAQIAEINKKLGSGGSVKKNAELDAGTAPAPASTKTDSDFKSKDQASVLKEADTLYAKKDYSGAKERYNYLVSKSYKPAKANYMLGEISYFSGSYAEAINYYKKSISHNESQDYTPKLLYHTAISFDKIGDKDSADKFYKALKASYPDSKEAKAAPTR, translated from the coding sequence TTGAAATTTAAAAATTTCACGGTGGCGGCTCTTTTGGGGGCTGCCACTTTTTTAAATGCAGAAACTTCTGCATTTGATGCTGGCAATATTGATTCAGGTAGCTCTTACGGACTAACTGAAAACGAGCAGGTATTGCGCGATAACCGCAAGCGCATAAGCGAGATGCAAACTAGCGTTGATAGTACTCGTGAGAGCGTCGAGGGCTTGCGTACAGTGCTTGAAGGCACTAACTCCCAAATTTCAAAACTTGAAAGCAGAGTGGCGGATCTAGAAATTCGCGCTACTGGCAAAAGCCAAGGCAGCAGCGAGCTAGATCAGATGAAACGAGATATCGCCACTATAAAAGCTCAAATCGCAGAGATCAATAAAAAATTAGGCAGCGGCGGCAGCGTAAAAAAAAACGCTGAATTAGACGCAGGCACTGCTCCGGCTCCCGCTAGCACAAAAACAGATTCCGATTTTAAATCAAAAGATCAGGCTTCAGTATTGAAAGAGGCTGACACTTTATATGCCAAAAAAGACTATTCGGGCGCAAAAGAGCGCTATAATTATTTAGTATCTAAAAGCTACAAGCCCGCTAAGGCAAATTACATGCTGGGCGAAATTTCATATTTTTCCGGCTCATACGCAGAAGCGATAAACTATTACAAAAAGAGCATCTCGCACAACGAGAGCCAAGACTACACCCCAAAACTTCTTTATCACACCGCGATCAGCTTCGATAAGATCGGCGATAAAGACAGCGCAGATAAATTCTACAAAGCGCTAAAGGCTTCATACCCGGACTCCAAAGAAGCCAAAGCCGCGCCCACTAGATAA
- a CDS encoding OmpA family protein, with product MKHLVLSSIAVAALLLSGCSKKTPEADTTSTSNADRLAALASQIQSEVGTVYFDFDKFNIRADQQGTINNNAALFNQAGAESLTVKVEGNCDEWGSDEYNYALGLKRATAAKDALVAQGVNESRISVVSYGESNMACTEHSKECDAQNRRDEFKVGF from the coding sequence ATGAAACATTTAGTTTTATCTTCGATAGCAGTTGCTGCTCTATTATTGAGCGGTTGTTCTAAAAAGACCCCAGAGGCCGATACTACAAGCACAAGTAATGCAGATAGACTAGCTGCTTTGGCATCTCAGATCCAAAGTGAAGTTGGCACTGTTTATTTCGACTTTGATAAATTTAATATTAGAGCCGATCAACAAGGCACAATCAATAATAACGCAGCTCTATTCAATCAAGCAGGCGCAGAGTCTCTAACTGTTAAAGTTGAGGGTAACTGCGATGAGTGGGGTTCTGATGAGTACAACTATGCTCTTGGTCTAAAGAGAGCTACTGCAGCTAAAGACGCATTGGTTGCTCAAGGCGTAAATGAGAGCAGAATTTCCGTAGTAAGCTACGGCGAGAGCAATATGGCTTGCACAGAGCATTCTAAAGAGTGCGACGCTCAAAACAGACGCGACGAATTCAAAGTTGGATTCTAA
- the tolB gene encoding Tol-Pal system protein TolB, translated as MKKLLLILAFCSSIFAADATMSIVNEGVNLPKIVVQDASNLANSEFGNKFFKLMVGDLKVGATFEVSDEYLQSSYDAGASDNLGSSGAALIVRYAVSDKSSPMSLKAKVLEANSGRVMYEKSFTLSNAEKYPFLAHMAVSEIVKQLGYSNVDWMKEMILLSRYTSTRESEIMVADYTLTYQQVVLRGGLNIFPKWASAAQNEFYYTYYVNKNTPAIYKFNLSNGSKSKIFTGHGMTIASDVSADGRKLLITNAPKDQPDIYLYDIASGSAKQITDYAGIDVNGNFIDGDSRVAFVSDRLGYPNVFATSINGGNVQQLVYHGKNNNSISTNGNYVTYSSRDGGGGFNIYLISTQTDMIRQLTASGKNMFPRFSSDGGSIMFIKQDGGGSSVGIIRVNENKSFQFPLRVGKIQSVDW; from the coding sequence ATGAAGAAACTACTTTTGATTCTTGCATTTTGTAGTAGCATTTTCGCGGCAGATGCGACTATGTCTATCGTAAACGAAGGGGTAAATCTCCCTAAGATCGTTGTTCAGGATGCATCGAACCTTGCAAATTCAGAATTTGGCAACAAATTCTTTAAACTTATGGTGGGCGATCTAAAGGTCGGCGCCACTTTCGAGGTCAGCGACGAGTATCTACAAAGCAGCTATGATGCGGGCGCTTCCGACAATCTAGGCTCTAGCGGTGCCGCTCTTATCGTGCGCTACGCGGTAAGTGATAAAAGCTCGCCGATGAGCCTAAAAGCCAAAGTGCTCGAAGCAAACAGTGGCAGGGTGATGTATGAGAAGAGCTTTACGCTTTCAAATGCCGAGAAATATCCGTTTTTAGCCCATATGGCGGTATCTGAGATCGTCAAGCAGCTAGGGTACTCAAATGTCGATTGGATGAAGGAGATGATTTTGCTCTCTCGCTACACTTCGACGCGTGAGAGCGAGATCATGGTAGCAGATTATACGCTTACCTACCAGCAGGTGGTGCTTCGCGGCGGATTAAATATCTTCCCTAAATGGGCAAGCGCAGCGCAGAACGAATTTTATTATACCTACTATGTCAATAAAAATACGCCCGCTATCTATAAATTTAATCTATCCAACGGTAGCAAGAGTAAAATTTTTACCGGCCACGGCATGACGATCGCATCTGATGTCAGCGCAGACGGCAGAAAGCTACTTATTACGAACGCGCCTAAAGATCAACCCGATATTTATTTGTATGATATAGCCTCGGGCAGCGCTAAGCAAATTACCGATTACGCTGGCATTGATGTAAATGGAAATTTTATCGACGGCGATTCGCGCGTGGCTTTTGTGAGCGATCGTTTAGGTTATCCGAACGTATTTGCCACTAGCATAAATGGCGGCAACGTTCAGCAGCTCGTGTATCACGGCAAAAACAATAACTCCATCAGCACAAATGGCAATTACGTTACTTACTCTAGTCGCGACGGCGGGGGCGGATTTAATATATATTTAATCTCTACCCAAACCGATATGATTCGCCAGTTAACGGCTAGTGGCAAAAATATGTTTCCTAGATTTTCTAGCGATGGCGGCAGCATTATGTTTATCAAGCAAGACGGCGGCGGAAGCTCGGTAGGTATTATCAGAGTTAACGAGAATAAAAGTTTCCAATTTCCGTTAAGAGTGGGTAAAATTCAATCGGTTGATTGGTAA
- a CDS encoding TonB C-terminal domain-containing protein — translation MKRLFCIFAFCCMLFSADSEQNFTYERNSVSQKSGKIQISKELDAYFSQMASKLQALWTKYQTGISDEARVRIEFSNNGRVLNYQILELGRSTEFTQKLRKFLDELPKRSFPKSPDNKSHTFEMVLSDVAN, via the coding sequence GTGAAGAGACTTTTTTGTATTTTTGCGTTTTGCTGTATGCTTTTTTCGGCGGATTCGGAACAGAATTTTACTTATGAAAGAAATTCCGTTTCGCAAAAATCTGGTAAAATTCAAATTTCAAAGGAGCTAGATGCTTATTTTTCGCAGATGGCGTCGAAATTGCAAGCTCTATGGACGAAGTATCAAACAGGTATTTCCGATGAGGCTAGAGTCCGCATAGAATTTAGCAACAATGGACGAGTTTTAAATTATCAAATTTTAGAGCTTGGGCGTAGCACAGAATTTACCCAAAAGCTAAGAAAATTTTTAGATGAGCTTCCTAAGCGAAGCTTTCCAAAATCACCGGATAATAAATCTCACACATTTGAAATGGTATTATCCGACGTAGCAAATTAA
- a CDS encoding TonB C-terminal domain-containing protein produces the protein MANYSNFTGVKYDNFKSFLIALFAYLLVIFVLLYQISKPQEKFKKYTDNPNDYMDVTFDFEIDDKLPSAPEIAKETKQGEFDNKNVKDVPEDKIKTTAQVVPPPPVQAKPKEPEKPKEEPKPEPKKDEPKAELKKEEPKPEPKLEDKPSEKVVEKKEETKPEPKKEEKPSLSDLFSDTTKDNKKLEESAKASDAVQSNKKSDKETATSSAKDKAASKNAVVKSDKLGGRTQRTGEYNAYYGAIEKKLQVLWSRYVATAKDDARIKIVFSADGRVADYTIIELGRETEFNQKLRDFLDNLSTQTFPKSPDGASHEIDTRMSDVMKTN, from the coding sequence ATGGCTAATTATTCAAATTTTACGGGGGTTAAATATGATAATTTTAAATCGTTTTTAATCGCCCTTTTTGCCTATCTGCTGGTGATTTTTGTTCTTTTATATCAAATTTCAAAGCCGCAGGAAAAATTTAAAAAATATACTGACAATCCCAACGATTATATGGATGTTACTTTTGATTTCGAAATAGATGATAAACTTCCGTCCGCACCTGAAATCGCTAAAGAAACAAAGCAAGGCGAGTTTGACAATAAGAATGTTAAGGACGTGCCGGAGGATAAAATTAAGACTACGGCGCAAGTAGTTCCGCCACCTCCGGTGCAGGCAAAGCCGAAAGAGCCCGAAAAGCCGAAGGAAGAGCCGAAGCCGGAACCTAAAAAGGACGAGCCTAAAGCTGAGCTCAAAAAAGAGGAGCCCAAGCCTGAGCCTAAGTTGGAAGATAAACCTTCCGAAAAAGTAGTAGAGAAAAAAGAGGAAACTAAGCCGGAGCCAAAAAAAGAGGAAAAACCGAGCTTGAGCGATCTTTTTTCGGATACGACTAAGGACAATAAGAAGCTTGAGGAGAGTGCTAAAGCTAGCGACGCCGTTCAGAGTAACAAAAAGTCCGATAAAGAAACCGCCACCTCTAGTGCTAAGGATAAAGCGGCATCTAAAAATGCTGTGGTCAAATCCGATAAGCTTGGCGGCAGGACGCAAAGGACGGGTGAGTATAACGCTTATTACGGCGCTATCGAGAAGAAGCTTCAAGTTCTATGGAGCAGATATGTTGCGACCGCGAAGGACGACGCAAGGATTAAAATAGTCTTTAGCGCAGATGGGCGAGTGGCGGATTATACTATTATAGAGTTGGGGCGAGAGACTGAATTTAACCAGAAGTTGCGAGATTTTTTGGATAATCTATCGACTCAGACTTTCCCGAAGTCTCCCGACGGAGCGTCGCATGAGATTGATACTAGGATGTCCGACGTGATGAAGACAAATTAG
- a CDS encoding biopolymer transporter ExbD, protein MYNFDENPELNITPLVDIMLVLLAILMVAQTAIIYDEKIELPSGSKAQVSENTAEFLLVRIGEDRKVYIDKSSMSLAEFPDNLVLLKGTGKYSLEKPVYIQADKRLVYDDVMFVLKSLKQAGFTKVALQTNG, encoded by the coding sequence ATGTATAATTTCGACGAAAATCCAGAGTTAAATATCACTCCGCTCGTCGATATTATGCTTGTTTTGCTAGCGATTTTAATGGTCGCGCAAACGGCGATTATCTACGATGAAAAGATCGAACTCCCTAGCGGCTCAAAAGCACAGGTTTCGGAAAATACCGCGGAATTCTTGCTTGTGCGTATCGGCGAAGATCGCAAGGTTTATATCGACAAAAGCTCGATGAGCCTAGCTGAATTCCCGGATAATCTCGTGCTGCTTAAAGGCACCGGCAAGTATAGCTTGGAAAAACCCGTCTATATCCAAGCCGATAAGAGACTCGTTTATGACGATGTAATGTTTGTCTTAAAGAGCCTAAAGCAGGCGGGTTTTACAAAAGTCGCACTTCAAACAAATGGCTAA
- a CDS encoding MotA/TolQ/ExbB proton channel family protein produces the protein MLDLILSYFTRSTFITIFVLSWLSVYFIVTFTILISRFVGLSAWQHREAKALESLLMGGRISLSGSIFQKVNTDKISKEALEIYKGKAERDSTSGLTWLSIVASTSPFIGLFGTVVSILHTFSKLGGGNSGIDTIAPAISEALVATGCGIFVAIPAYTFSLLIKRKAYEVMSIINRTADILLFKANTGKAI, from the coding sequence ATGCTAGATCTAATTTTAAGTTATTTTACGAGAAGTACGTTTATTACGATATTCGTGCTTTCTTGGTTATCCGTCTATTTTATCGTCACTTTTACGATTTTGATCTCCAGATTTGTAGGGCTTAGCGCGTGGCAACACCGCGAAGCAAAGGCACTCGAATCCTTGCTGATGGGTGGTAGGATTTCGCTTTCGGGCTCTATTTTTCAAAAAGTAAATACCGATAAAATTTCAAAAGAGGCCTTGGAAATTTATAAAGGCAAAGCCGAACGCGACTCGACTAGCGGACTTACCTGGCTATCTATAGTCGCCTCTACTTCGCCGTTTATCGGGCTATTTGGTACAGTCGTTAGCATACTTCACACATTTTCCAAGCTTGGCGGCGGAAATTCTGGCATCGATACCATCGCTCCTGCGATCAGCGAGGCGCTGGTTGCCACAGGATGTGGAATTTTTGTAGCGATCCCCGCATATACCTTTAGCTTACTTATAAAACGCAAAGCATACGAAGTTATGAGTATCATAAATCGTACGGCAGATATTTTGCTATTTAAAGCAAACACTGGAAAAGCCATTTAA
- the atpC gene encoding ATP synthase F1 subunit epsilon translates to MKEFLLLDIVTPEGMVFSGEVKSVQLPGITGEMGILPGHASLLTGLKDKSEGGVVEIVDKDGKKQLVLVNDGFLEVTEEKTTILATQAVAIGGDSESAVAKSLQRAKDMLASISSDAANSAAIMARVDEFARQS, encoded by the coding sequence ATGAAAGAATTTTTGCTTTTAGATATCGTTACGCCCGAAGGGATGGTCTTTTCGGGCGAAGTCAAATCCGTCCAACTCCCCGGCATTACTGGCGAAATGGGTATTTTGCCAGGGCATGCGAGTTTGCTGACGGGACTTAAAGACAAAAGCGAAGGTGGCGTCGTCGAGATCGTAGATAAAGACGGCAAAAAGCAGCTTGTTTTGGTAAACGACGGATTTTTGGAAGTTACCGAAGAAAAAACTACTATTCTAGCCACTCAAGCCGTAGCTATCGGAGGCGATAGCGAAAGCGCCGTAGCGAAGTCTTTGCAGCGCGCCAAAGATATGCTTGCGTCCATTAGCTCTGATGCGGCAAATTCCGCAGCGATCATGGCTAGAGTTGACGAATTCGCAAGGCAAAGTTAA
- the atpD gene encoding F0F1 ATP synthase subunit beta, with protein MKGIISQVMGPVVDVDFKDYLPKINEAIEVKFDVEGAHRRLILEVAAHLGDNRVRTIAMDMSDGLRRGLEAVALDAPITVPVGEKVLGRIFNVTGDLIDEGEDEKFETRWSIHRDPPSFENQSTKSEIFETGIKVVDLLAPYAKGGKVGLFGGAGVGKTVIIMELIHNVAFKHSGYSVFAGVGERTREGNDLYNEMKESGVLDKVALTYGQMNEPPGARNRIALTGLTMAEYFRDELGLDVLMFIDNIFRFSQSGSEMSALLGRIPSAVGYQPTLASEMGKLQERITSTKKGSITSVQAVYVPADDLTDPAPATVFAHLDATTVLNRAIAEKGIYPAVDPLDSTSRMLDPQIIGEEHYKVARGVQAVLQKYKDLQDIIAILGMDELSEEDKLVVERARKIERYLSQPFFVAEVFTGSPGKYISLEETIAGFKGILEGKYDDLPENAFYMVGNIDEVVAKAEKMKA; from the coding sequence ATGAAAGGAATAATTTCTCAGGTAATGGGTCCTGTGGTCGATGTCGATTTCAAGGACTACTTGCCGAAGATTAATGAAGCTATCGAGGTTAAATTTGATGTCGAAGGCGCTCATCGCAGGCTGATCCTAGAGGTAGCTGCACACCTTGGAGACAATCGCGTCCGCACGATCGCTATGGATATGAGCGATGGGCTTAGGCGAGGACTTGAGGCCGTCGCTTTGGACGCGCCTATTACTGTGCCAGTGGGCGAGAAGGTTTTGGGCAGAATTTTTAATGTCACGGGCGATCTGATAGATGAGGGCGAGGATGAGAAATTTGAAACGCGTTGGTCGATCCACAGAGATCCACCTAGCTTTGAAAATCAAAGCACGAAGAGTGAAATTTTTGAAACCGGCATTAAGGTAGTCGATCTGCTAGCCCCTTACGCAAAGGGCGGCAAGGTAGGTCTATTCGGCGGTGCTGGCGTCGGCAAAACCGTCATCATCATGGAGCTGATCCACAACGTCGCTTTCAAACACAGCGGCTACTCCGTATTTGCGGGCGTCGGCGAGCGAACGAGAGAGGGAAACGACCTTTATAACGAGATGAAAGAATCCGGAGTTTTGGATAAAGTCGCCTTAACCTACGGTCAGATGAACGAGCCGCCGGGGGCGAGAAATCGCATCGCGCTAACCGGTCTTACGATGGCTGAGTATTTCCGCGATGAGCTAGGGCTTGACGTTTTGATGTTTATCGACAATATCTTCCGCTTCTCGCAGTCGGGTTCGGAGATGTCCGCGCTTTTGGGACGAATTCCGTCCGCGGTCGGTTATCAGCCTACGCTTGCTAGCGAAATGGGTAAATTACAAGAGCGCATCACTTCGACCAAAAAAGGCTCCATCACCTCCGTTCAGGCCGTTTACGTGCCTGCGGACGACCTTACTGACCCGGCTCCTGCGACCGTTTTTGCGCACCTTGATGCGACGACCGTTTTAAACAGAGCGATCGCCGAAAAAGGAATTTATCCTGCCGTGGATCCACTTGATTCGACCTCAAGAATGCTCGATCCACAAATCATCGGCGAGGAGCATTATAAGGTCGCTCGCGGCGTTCAAGCAGTACTTCAAAAATACAAAGATTTGCAAGACATCATCGCGATTTTGGGTATGGACGAACTTAGCGAAGAGGATAAACTCGTAGTCGAGCGGGCTAGAAAGATCGAGCGCTACCTATCTCAGCCGTTTTTCGTAGCCGAGGTATTTACTGGAAGTCCGGGCAAATATATCTCGCTAGAGGAAACTATCGCTGGCTTTAAGGGAATTTTAGAGGGCAAATACGACGATCTGCCGGAGAATGCCTTTTATATGGTGGGAAATATCGACGAGGTAGTAGCAAAAGCTGAAAAGATGAAAGCATAG
- the atpG gene encoding ATP synthase F1 subunit gamma, which yields MANLKDIKLQIKSVKNTEKTTKAMKLVSNVKLKNTKEAAMRSRAYAVKINEVLGEISARVKNYVGNNSGNDEKLRIFDTTREVKVVDLLFITADKGLCGGFNINTIKKIKALIEELKAKKIKVRLRAVGKKGIEYFDFQGVELLERYIGVSSSPSSEKANEIVQAAVKDFNEGKTDEVILIHNGYLNMITQEMRVNTLVPIGEPAINEDALKTSTLEVEVESPEDEETLMLNLIQSYLSYSMYYALIDSLAAEHCSRMNAMENATNNAKERVSQLNLAYNKARQGSITTELIEIISGVESMK from the coding sequence ATGGCAAATTTAAAAGATATAAAGCTACAGATCAAGAGCGTTAAAAATACGGAGAAGACTACCAAAGCTATGAAGCTGGTCTCCAACGTCAAGCTCAAAAACACCAAAGAGGCGGCGATGCGCTCGCGAGCTTATGCGGTGAAGATTAACGAGGTCTTAGGTGAAATTTCTGCGCGCGTTAAAAACTACGTAGGCAATAATTCGGGCAACGACGAAAAACTTAGGATTTTTGATACCACTCGAGAGGTAAAAGTGGTTGATTTGCTGTTTATTACCGCAGATAAAGGGCTTTGCGGCGGTTTTAATATCAATACCATCAAAAAGATCAAAGCTTTGATCGAGGAGCTTAAAGCTAAAAAGATCAAGGTTCGCCTTCGCGCCGTCGGCAAAAAGGGGATAGAGTATTTTGATTTTCAGGGCGTCGAGCTTTTGGAGCGATATATAGGCGTTAGCTCATCTCCATCGTCCGAGAAAGCTAACGAAATCGTGCAAGCCGCGGTTAAGGATTTTAACGAAGGTAAAACTGACGAAGTTATACTTATCCATAACGGCTATTTGAATATGATTACCCAAGAGATGCGGGTAAATACATTGGTGCCGATCGGTGAGCCTGCGATTAATGAGGACGCTTTAAAAACATCTACATTGGAAGTAGAAGTTGAAAGCCCTGAGGATGAAGAAACATTGATGTTAAATTTAATCCAGAGCTATCTTAGCTACAGCATGTATTACGCGCTTATTGACTCTTTGGCGGCGGAGCACTGCTCGAGAATGAATGCGATGGAAAATGCGACGAATAACGCCAAAGAACGTGTATCGCAGTTAAATTTAGCATACAACAAAGCCAGACAAGGCTCTATCACGACTGAGCTTATCGAGATCATAAGCGGCGTCGAATCAATGAAATGA